GTCGGTGTGCAGGGGGAGAACTGACCGCCGGTCATGCCGTAGATGAAGTTATTCATGATGACATAAGTCATGTCGATGTTACGGCGGCAGGCGTGAATGAAGTGGTTACCGCCAATGGCGGTACCGTCGCCGTCGCCGCCCATGACGATGACATTCATCTCGGGTCTGGCCATCTTGACGCCGGTGGCAAAGGCAGCAGCGCGACCGTGGGCGGTGTGCAGGGTGCACATGTCAACGTAGCCGGGGAGACGGCTGGCGCAGCCGATACCGGAGACCAGAGCGGTGTTGTTCTTCTCAAGACCGCAAGTATCCATGGCCCGGAGCAGGCCCTTCATGACGATTCCGTGGCCGCAACCAGGGCACCAGATGTGGGGCAGTTTGCCAGGACGGAGAGATTTTTCGTAATCGTAAGCCATGTTACTTGACCTCCTTGACCTGGGCAATGATCTGGCCGGGGTTGAGTGGCTCACCGTCGACTCGACCGATGCTGATAACCGGGCAGCTGCCCTTGACCACACGCTCGACTTCAAGATTCATCTGGCCGAGGTTCATTTCGGGGACGATGATCGCCTTGACCTGTTTACCAAGAGCGGAAATCCGCTTCTCCGGGAAGGGCCAGAGGGTGATGGGACGGAAGAGGCCGGCTTTGATTCCTTCTTTACGCAGTTCGTTGACCGCGTAACGGGCGGAACGGCTGGTGGAACCGTAGGCAAAGACCAGAATATCGGCATCTTCAGTCAGATACTCTTCGTTCAACTCAATCTGGGCGCGAGCCACTTCGCCTTCGACTTTGCGGACCTGGCGACGCTCTTCAGCATCGACGTACTCCGCTTTCGTGGTCGGGAAGCCATCCTGTGCCTTGTTCAGACCGGTGACATGGAAGCGGTAACCGGAACCGAAAGCAGCCAGGGGAGGGACGTCACCGAAGGAGGTGTCGTACGGCTTGTACTGCTCGGGCGGAACGGTCGGCAGGGTGCGATTGATAATCTCAAGTTCGCCCGCTTCGGGGAACTCGATACGCTCGCGCATATGTCCGACGATTTCGTCATAAAGGACCTGTACCGGCATGCGGTACTTTTCGGCGAGATTGAAGGCGCGGACGGTCTCGGTGAAGATCTCCTGAACCGACGCGGGGACCAGAGCGATGGTTGCGTGGTCGCCGTGGGTGCCCCATTTGGCCTGCTGCACATCGGACTGGCCGGGGCCGGTCGGCATGCCGGTCGACGGACCGCCGCGCATGACGTTGATGATAACGCAGGGGATCTCGGCAATACAGGCGTATCCGATGAGTTCCTGCTTGAGGGAGACGCCGGGACCCGAAGTTGCGGTCAGAACTTTGGCGCCGGTCAGGGAAGCACCGAGGACCGAAGCCATAGCAGCAATCTCGTCTTCCATCTGGATAAATTTACCGCCGACTTTAGGGAGTTCGTTAGAAAGAACTTCCGCGACCTCGGTGGAGGGTGTAATGGGGTATCCGCCGAAGAATGTGCAACCGGCGTACATTGCGCCGTGCGCACAGGCTTCGTTCCCCTGCATCAGAGCTACTTTTTTTGCCACGTTAGCTGACCTCCTATGAATTAATCAGTGTGGACTTTGATGGCGAAGTCGGGACAGCGCAGTTCGCACTGCATGCACTTGATGCAGTCGTCAGGGCGAGCTACCTTCACGATGAACCCATCCAT
The Deltaproteobacteria bacterium HGW-Deltaproteobacteria-4 DNA segment above includes these coding regions:
- a CDS encoding 2-oxoacid:ferredoxin oxidoreductase subunit beta, with amino-acid sequence MAYDYEKSLRPGKLPHIWCPGCGHGIVMKGLLRAMDTCGLEKNNTALVSGIGCASRLPGYVDMCTLHTAHGRAAAFATGVKMARPEMNVIVMGGDGDGTAIGGNHFIHACRRNIDMTYVIMNNFIYGMTGGQFSPCTPTGDKASTTPYGNPDPTFDISKLAIGAGATFVARTTAFHATQIDKLIVEGIKHKGMAIIEVLDDCPTTYGRRNKFRSVVDMMKRLKDIAVPVTAAGKMTAEQLEGKILTGVLYKEDKPEYCEQYAKVIARAQGVK
- a CDS encoding 2-oxoglutarate synthase subunit alpha, whose protein sequence is MAKKVALMQGNEACAHGAMYAGCTFFGGYPITPSTEVAEVLSNELPKVGGKFIQMEDEIAAMASVLGASLTGAKVLTATSGPGVSLKQELIGYACIAEIPCVIINVMRGGPSTGMPTGPGQSDVQQAKWGTHGDHATIALVPASVQEIFTETVRAFNLAEKYRMPVQVLYDEIVGHMRERIEFPEAGELEIINRTLPTVPPEQYKPYDTSFGDVPPLAAFGSGYRFHVTGLNKAQDGFPTTKAEYVDAEERRQVRKVEGEVARAQIELNEEYLTEDADILVFAYGSTSRSARYAVNELRKEGIKAGLFRPITLWPFPEKRISALGKQVKAIIVPEMNLGQMNLEVERVVKGSCPVISIGRVDGEPLNPGQIIAQVKEVK
- a CDS encoding tungsten formylmethanofuran dehydrogenase is translated as MSIEVIERYCKGCSICVEFCPKNVLEMDGFIVKVARPDDCIKCMQCELRCPDFAIKVHTD